A portion of the Podospora pseudoanserina strain CBS 124.78 chromosome 2, whole genome shotgun sequence genome contains these proteins:
- a CDS encoding hypothetical protein (EggNog:ENOG503P5FQ; COG:A), whose protein sequence is MVRQLNTAVPTDFNRIYVGSLDYFAKPADVEELLVGANLNSFQKIHISIDPISGRNRGYCFVDFPSHQEAAYALEALAGQSILGRVVKLGPCVPKGHGRSSRGDQSSAEFRPVFQRWGDWKGADGASERKDGAGFRGWNSPREQTEDQQGPYAALNRLQSYSNKDSTRIRIDGLDKMIDQEHNDPEIRSFFSGFDVVAIDKCVVPYSLRSTPGNHHHCYVDLGSREEVDRAVKELSGTAMNGVVVRLSIARDGRGPNQHGQSQSSGGGSQIDHKAREVHGGGRDYMQKSSWRRTDA, encoded by the exons ATGGTGAGGC AGCTGAACACTGCCGTCCCCACTGACTTCAATCGGATTTATGTTGGTAGTTTGGACTATTTTGCCAAACCGGCAGATGTGGAGGAATTGCTCGTCGGggccaacctcaacagcttTCAGAAAATCCATATTTCGATCGATCCTATCAGTGGTCGAAACCGAGGGTACTGTTTCGTCGACTTTCCATCACACCAAGAGGCTGCCTACGCTTTGGAGGCGCTTGCGGGCCAATCAATCCTCGGGAGGGTCGTCAAGCTGGGCCCCTGTGTACCCAAGGGACATGGGAGATCATCGCGTGGAGACCAGAGCTCCGCTGAATTTCGACCTGTGTTCCAGAGATGGGGTGATTGGAAAGGTGCCGACGGCGCCTCAGAACGGAAGGATGGCGCGGGATTTCGGGGTTGGAATTCCCCAAGAGAGCAAACAGAAGACCAGCAAGGGCCGTATGCTGCCCTGAATCGTCTGCAAAGTTACTCCAACAAGGACAGCACCCGCATCCGCATCGATGGCCTCGACAAAATGATTGACCAGGAACACAACGACCCTGAGATTCGCAGCTTTTTTTCGGGCTTCGACGT CGTCGCCATCGACAAGTGCGTGGTTCCATACTCGCTCCGATCTACGCCTGGGAACCACCATCACTGTTATGTTGACCTTGGCTCCCGCGAGGAAGTTGACCGTGCTGTCAAGGAGCTGAGCGGCACGGCAATGAATGGAGTGGTCGTTCGTCTCTCCATAGCTCGAGATGGGAGAGGCCCTAACCAGCATGGCCAAAGCCAGTCATCTGGAGGGGGTAGCCAGATTGACCACAAGGCGAGAGAGGTACACGGCGGTGGAAGAGATTACATGCAGAAAAGCAGCTGGCGGAGAACAGATGCTTGA